One Salmo trutta unplaced genomic scaffold, fSalTru1.1, whole genome shotgun sequence genomic window carries:
- the LOC115182063 gene encoding beta-2-microglobulin encodes MKSILSIVVLGLIYSAVESKESPPKVQVYSRNPGNFGDKNTLICHVSGFHPPDISIQLLKNGVEIPDAKQTDLAFEQGWQFHLTKSVGFTPASGEEYTCRVRHLKNLKSYTWEADM; translated from the exons ATGAAGTCTATTCTGTCAATCGTTGTACTTGGGCTCATTTACAGCGCGGTGGAGTCCAAAGAAT CTCCCCCCAAGGTTCAGGTGTACAGCCGTAACCCTGGCAACTTTGGAGATAAGAATACCCTGATCTGTCACGTGAGTGGCTTCCACCCCCCTGACATCAGCATCCAGCTCCTGAAGAACGGCGTGGAGATCCCCGACGCCAAGCAGACTGACCTGGCCTTCGAACAGGGATGGCAGTTCCACCTCACCAAGAGTGTTGGATTCACACCAGCCAGCGGAGAGGAGTACACCTGCAGAGTCCGCCACCTGAAGAATCTGAAGAgctacacctggg AGGCAGATATGTAA